A part of Leptospirales bacterium genomic DNA contains:
- a CDS encoding peptide chain release factor-like protein — protein sequence MASESRLSLDSLLEDLALPANALLAKLQRERFQGSGPGGQHRNRTLSAVRLRHPESGLQAEAASHREGGRNLHEALHRLRIALALLAAEQFRSAQKGGEADAAFLRQTQERFRPFRMPINADHDDFPGQCFLSLSWLSLCDAEPKPAAAELRLSPSALTRFFKLEGSLWQMAQRIRSQAGRGQLR from the coding sequence TTGGCTTCTGAATCAAGACTGTCTCTGGATTCGCTCCTGGAAGACCTCGCGCTGCCAGCGAATGCGCTGCTGGCAAAGTTGCAGCGCGAGCGCTTTCAGGGCAGCGGCCCCGGCGGCCAGCACCGCAACCGCACCTTGAGTGCGGTACGCCTGCGGCATCCGGAGAGCGGTTTGCAAGCGGAGGCCGCCAGTCATCGCGAAGGCGGCCGCAATCTCCATGAAGCGCTTCATCGTCTGCGCATCGCACTTGCCCTCCTTGCCGCCGAGCAATTTCGCTCCGCGCAAAAAGGCGGCGAGGCGGACGCCGCATTTTTGCGCCAAACGCAAGAGCGTTTTAGACCATTTCGAATGCCGATCAACGCCGATCACGACGACTTTCCCGGCCAGTGCTTTCTGTCCCTGTCCTGGCTGAGTTTGTGCGATGCCGAACCCAAGCCGGCGGCCGCAGAATTGCGACTGAGCCCTTCGGCGCTGACTCGCTTTTTCAAGCTGGAGGGATCGCTATGGCAAATGGCGCAGCGAATTCGCAGCCAGGCTGGCAGGGGCCAGCTACGCTGA
- a CDS encoding lactonase family protein — MIPYLPFYVPRFLYSGNNTSNTISGYRIDPGTGALAALGNTATLSVLNLKISPDGRFLYIATGGGNSIVTFAIHPYTGALTQIGSVAATAPVDLLLDSSRRFAYVLNTLPASLQTFAIDPASGALSPSSTLTMGSAGNQMAWRPDQRAIYVANATGQVMVFRVDPASGAALLLSQTGLANARGVSADPFGRYVYVTDNTAILKVFQVLGDESLTLVSNATTGTFNTFSSVTPDGKYVYVSNQTTDNISVLQVGDGGVLTNVANQPAGTGPIGVHCDVNGRFLFVANSGSGDTYSFRINPSSGLLTLVSSLPSGVTAQTLGTLNQIGF, encoded by the coding sequence TTGATTCCCTACCTGCCCTTCTATGTGCCGCGCTTTCTCTATTCTGGAAACAACACCTCCAACACGATCAGCGGCTACCGCATTGACCCTGGAACTGGCGCGCTCGCAGCACTGGGCAATACTGCCACGCTGTCAGTATTGAATCTCAAGATCTCGCCCGATGGGCGATTCCTGTACATTGCGACTGGCGGCGGGAACTCGATTGTGACCTTTGCCATTCATCCCTACACCGGCGCACTGACGCAAATCGGCAGCGTAGCGGCTACTGCGCCGGTCGATTTGCTGCTCGATTCCAGCCGTCGATTTGCATATGTGTTGAACACTCTGCCAGCTTCGCTTCAAACCTTCGCCATCGACCCAGCCTCGGGCGCCTTGAGCCCTTCGAGTACCCTGACCATGGGAAGCGCGGGCAACCAGATGGCGTGGCGTCCCGATCAACGCGCTATCTATGTAGCCAATGCCACTGGACAGGTGATGGTCTTCCGTGTGGACCCGGCAAGCGGCGCCGCCCTGCTGCTGAGTCAAACGGGATTGGCTAATGCCCGCGGGGTTTCGGCCGACCCCTTCGGGAGATATGTTTATGTTACAGACAATACGGCAATACTAAAGGTTTTTCAAGTTCTCGGCGATGAAAGCCTGACGCTCGTTTCCAACGCAACAACCGGAACATTCAATACCTTCAGCTCCGTTACGCCGGACGGAAAATATGTCTATGTAAGCAATCAGACAACGGACAACATCAGCGTGCTACAAGTTGGCGACGGCGGCGTTCTGACCAACGTTGCCAATCAGCCGGCCGGAACCGGGCCGATTGGCGTTCACTGCGATGTAAATGGACGCTTTCTCTTTGTGGCCAACAGCGGTTCCGGCGACACCTATTCCTTTCGAATCAATCCGAGCAGCGGCCTCCTGACTCTTGTTTCCAGTCTGCCTTCCGGAGTCACAGCGCAAACTCTTGGCACTCTGAATCAAATTGGCTTCTGA
- a CDS encoding nicotinamide-nucleotide amidohydrolase family protein: MRASIYVLSTGTELSSGRSIDSNAPHIARALAERGFNVAGLGTLPDDAGILYREIEHTLQRPEIDGIIMTGGLGPTEDDYTIDTLSALSKAETAEDPGALRKLELLARRYPNRIKLEHARRQARVLKGHAVLKNERGLAPGVRLTVNVGDQQRWIAAMPGVPQEMELILETELLPWLEERYPQTGILRRSFYVYGLGESTFQARFFGMGRNASTEAALFPRHLLPADFVWGVTAEAGRLKAFFQTADTALLKSFGAAAQQEWPDSYSPELAEHLLHRLARERGFSIATAESCTGGLASKLLTDLPGASAYMRGAIVAYHNEVKIHRLQVDPALLERKGAVSEECAIAMAQGACAALDADYSVAITGVAGPDGGSAEKPVGLVHLAAAGGKIAASCRVLQIGIDRDRIRHYSAHLAIYLLYRHILTDLGLPLPG, from the coding sequence ATGCGGGCATCCATCTATGTGCTTTCCACCGGTACGGAACTGAGCTCCGGTCGATCAATCGATAGCAATGCGCCGCACATTGCACGCGCTCTTGCCGAGCGCGGGTTCAATGTAGCCGGTCTCGGCACGCTGCCCGATGATGCAGGGATTCTTTACCGCGAAATCGAGCATACCCTGCAGCGACCTGAAATTGATGGCATCATCATGACCGGCGGCCTTGGACCTACGGAGGACGACTACACGATCGATACGCTCTCTGCGCTGAGCAAAGCCGAAACCGCAGAAGATCCCGGAGCGCTACGCAAGCTGGAGCTGCTGGCGCGTCGCTACCCGAATCGAATCAAGCTGGAGCATGCGCGACGCCAGGCGCGCGTGCTCAAAGGTCATGCGGTATTGAAAAACGAACGCGGGCTGGCGCCGGGCGTACGCCTGACTGTGAACGTGGGCGATCAGCAGCGCTGGATCGCTGCCATGCCTGGCGTACCTCAGGAGATGGAGCTGATCCTCGAAACTGAACTCCTGCCCTGGTTGGAGGAGCGTTATCCACAAACGGGAATCTTGCGTCGTTCTTTCTATGTCTACGGCCTGGGCGAGTCCACATTTCAGGCGCGATTCTTTGGAATGGGTCGCAATGCGTCGACAGAAGCCGCGCTCTTTCCGCGCCATCTGCTGCCCGCCGATTTTGTCTGGGGTGTTACCGCGGAAGCAGGGCGTCTGAAAGCTTTCTTCCAGACCGCCGATACAGCACTGCTCAAGTCTTTTGGGGCTGCAGCACAGCAGGAATGGCCGGATAGTTATTCGCCAGAGCTTGCTGAACATCTGCTACACCGCCTGGCGCGCGAGCGCGGCTTTTCCATTGCCACAGCGGAGTCCTGCACCGGCGGACTGGCCTCCAAGCTTCTGACCGATTTGCCCGGCGCTTCAGCCTATATGCGCGGGGCCATTGTCGCCTACCACAATGAGGTGAAGATCCATCGGCTGCAAGTCGACCCCGCGCTTCTGGAACGCAAGGGCGCGGTCAGCGAGGAGTGTGCAATTGCCATGGCACAAGGCGCCTGCGCGGCGCTGGACGCCGATTACTCCGTAGCGATCACCGGGGTGGCTGGCCCCGACGGCGGCAGCGCCGAAAAACCAGTCGGGCTGGTGCATCTGGCCGCAGCTGGCGGCAAGATCGCCGCGAGCTGCCGTGTGCTGCAGATCGGCATCGATCGCGACCGTATCCGACACTACAGCGCCCACCTGGCAATTTATCTTCTTTATCGTCATATACTAACTGACCTTGGCCTTCCGCTTCCTGGTTGA
- a CDS encoding heparan-alpha-glucosaminide N-acetyltransferase domain-containing protein, with product MSSVAAGAGSRWTALDRLRGLAVLGMLLVNNPGSWAHSYPALQHARWNGLLGADLVFPFFLFAAGASIACMLRKQEDPAKQRSHPVRRALLRSLLLFGIGLLLNAIPDFEFGTLRFMGVLQRIAIVTLLTTFAGQSFMWRGNLLLALALCLLHSLLLSFVPVPGYGPPNLSPEHSLSAWLDRQILGTHLWLWSKSYDPEGVLSSITALATALCGLATAQLYRVRQSLVDPGLLGIGLTATGLLWTCWLPLNKSLWTASFALCTAGCAALLLLPLTANGSGVSLLSAAGRNALSLFLLSSLAERLLSRFPGPGAASLQAQSYKALQAMLSALDGRWDPRLSSLIWAICFILPFALGAIFLQRRGLYLRL from the coding sequence ATGAGCAGCGTCGCCGCTGGCGCCGGCAGTCGTTGGACGGCTCTGGATCGACTGCGCGGCCTGGCTGTTCTGGGCATGCTGCTGGTGAACAACCCGGGCAGCTGGGCGCACAGCTATCCGGCCTTGCAACATGCTCGCTGGAATGGGTTGCTTGGCGCCGATCTTGTATTTCCTTTCTTTCTTTTTGCCGCCGGCGCATCGATCGCCTGCATGCTTCGCAAACAGGAAGATCCAGCAAAGCAACGCTCCCATCCAGTTCGTCGGGCATTGCTGCGCAGCCTGCTGCTCTTTGGCATTGGCCTGTTGCTCAATGCAATTCCTGATTTTGAATTTGGCACGCTACGCTTCATGGGCGTCCTGCAGCGAATTGCGATTGTCACCTTGCTTACGACCTTCGCCGGACAAAGCTTTATGTGGCGCGGCAATCTTTTGCTGGCGCTGGCCCTGTGTCTTTTGCACAGCCTGTTGCTGAGTTTTGTTCCTGTACCAGGATACGGGCCGCCCAACCTCAGTCCGGAACACAGTCTATCGGCGTGGCTCGACCGCCAGATACTTGGAACGCATCTCTGGCTCTGGAGTAAGAGCTACGACCCGGAGGGCGTCCTTTCCAGTATAACAGCGCTCGCAACGGCGCTTTGCGGACTTGCGACGGCCCAGCTGTATCGCGTCCGACAATCGCTGGTCGATCCTGGCTTACTGGGCATTGGCCTGACGGCGACCGGACTGCTGTGGACCTGCTGGCTGCCCTTGAACAAGTCGCTCTGGACTGCGTCCTTTGCTCTGTGCACTGCTGGATGCGCGGCGCTACTGCTGCTGCCATTGACAGCGAACGGAAGCGGAGTATCGCTCTTGAGCGCCGCCGGCCGGAATGCGCTTTCGCTCTTCTTGCTCAGCTCGCTGGCGGAACGATTGCTCAGTCGATTCCCGGGTCCCGGCGCGGCATCGCTCCAGGCGCAGTCCTACAAAGCGCTGCAGGCAATGCTGAGCGCTCTGGATGGGCGATGGGATCCGCGGCTGAGCTCGCTGATCTGGGCGATTTGTTTTATTCTGCCATTTGCGCTGGGCGCCATTTTTCTGCAACGCCGCGGGCTCTATCTGCGCCTGTAG
- a CDS encoding 1-acyl-sn-glycerol-3-phosphate acyltransferase gives MFARIGSVFFWLFIGILCIAMFPIAVLIWLLTVLFDRRLFLLHKFTCFWASWFTWPNPQWSVRFEGKEHLRRDGARIIVSNHLSLVDIPAAFRSFLHFKWVSKAENFKIPFVGWNMRLNRYIQLTRGSNRSNARMLQDCERTLAQGSSVYIFPEGSRAANGRVSKFKRGAFELAKRTGAPILPIVIDGSAEALPKKGLVLRGVHRIRFRYLAEIPPERFVDLNVDQLTEMVEDLIRSEHEKMIAART, from the coding sequence ATGTTTGCACGAATTGGCTCGGTATTTTTCTGGCTCTTCATCGGCATCCTTTGCATCGCCATGTTTCCCATCGCCGTTCTGATCTGGCTTTTGACGGTTCTCTTTGATCGACGACTTTTTCTGCTCCACAAGTTCACCTGTTTCTGGGCCTCCTGGTTTACCTGGCCCAATCCCCAGTGGAGCGTCCGCTTTGAGGGCAAAGAACACTTACGACGCGACGGCGCGCGAATCATTGTTTCCAATCATCTTTCGCTTGTCGACATTCCCGCGGCTTTTCGCTCCTTCCTGCACTTCAAATGGGTATCCAAGGCCGAGAATTTTAAGATTCCCTTTGTCGGCTGGAATATGCGCCTCAATCGCTATATTCAATTGACGCGCGGCAGCAACCGTAGCAACGCCAGGATGTTGCAGGATTGCGAGCGAACCCTGGCGCAGGGCAGCTCCGTTTACATTTTCCCGGAAGGCTCCCGCGCCGCCAATGGAAGGGTCAGCAAATTCAAACGCGGGGCCTTCGAGCTGGCCAAGCGGACCGGAGCGCCCATCCTTCCCATCGTCATCGATGGTTCCGCAGAAGCGCTGCCCAAAAAGGGACTGGTACTGCGCGGCGTGCACCGTATCCGTTTTCGCTATCTGGCAGAAATCCCCCCGGAACGTTTTGTCGATCTCAATGTCGACCAGTTGACCGAAATGGTGGAAGACCTGATCCGCAGTGAGCACGAGAAGATGATCGCCGCCCGCACATGA
- a CDS encoding PLP-dependent aminotransferase family protein — protein sequence MDTMTRSEGLQRQIYLRLRNSILNGELAAGARLPGARSLARQNGISRNTVLGAYGQLEAEGYVNSRAASGVFVSDGLFLGAAQGALSPSAAALSRRGAQLASIPITRNLPGQRLQPLMPGSPDLAQAPAEELAKLQLRAARILPRREFGYADPAGYLPLRQALSAHLALARGVKARAAQLLIVSGSQQSLDLCARLLLDPGDLAIMENPGYRGALAAFSAAGAKVQGIAVDREGIDVESLRRRLRRQRLRLLYLTPSHQFPTGVTLALERRLELIRLAHEYDFLILEDDYDSDYQYAGRPLPSMQGLDPYGRVLYLGTLSKSLFPGLRLGFLAVPEKLAEAFASARALCDRHSAILPQAALAEYFRRGAYHRHIRRMRESYRRRRDTLLQACQRHLSDLGEVLPCDSAMFVSFALRPEKSDRALAEAAARLGVFVPAFSDYLLPQNRRLRAPGGGIERGLMLGFAPYSEEQIDLAVRTLARAAKLQDQRKQAAD from the coding sequence ATGGACACGATGACTCGTTCCGAGGGCCTGCAACGGCAGATCTATCTCCGGCTGCGCAATTCAATTCTCAACGGCGAGCTTGCAGCGGGCGCACGACTGCCAGGAGCGCGCAGTCTGGCCAGACAGAACGGCATCTCGCGCAATACCGTACTCGGCGCCTACGGGCAACTCGAGGCCGAAGGCTACGTAAACAGCCGCGCCGCTTCCGGCGTCTTCGTCAGCGATGGCCTTTTCCTGGGTGCAGCGCAGGGCGCACTATCGCCGTCGGCTGCAGCCCTTTCCAGGCGCGGCGCGCAGCTGGCATCGATTCCGATTACCCGCAACCTGCCCGGTCAGCGCCTGCAGCCGCTGATGCCGGGCTCGCCCGATCTCGCCCAGGCGCCCGCCGAAGAGCTGGCAAAGCTGCAGTTGCGCGCTGCTCGCATCCTGCCGCGGCGCGAGTTCGGCTACGCCGATCCTGCCGGCTATTTGCCCTTGCGCCAGGCGCTCTCAGCGCACCTTGCACTGGCCCGCGGCGTAAAGGCCAGGGCGGCGCAGCTCTTGATCGTAAGTGGTTCTCAACAAAGCCTGGATCTCTGTGCGCGGCTGTTGCTGGACCCGGGCGACCTCGCCATCATGGAGAATCCCGGCTACCGCGGCGCACTTGCGGCGTTCTCCGCGGCAGGCGCAAAGGTCCAGGGCATTGCTGTGGACCGGGAGGGCATCGACGTCGAGAGCCTGCGACGACGTCTGCGCCGCCAGCGGCTGCGGCTGCTCTACCTTACGCCGTCGCACCAGTTTCCCACGGGCGTCACCCTCGCTCTGGAGCGACGCCTGGAATTGATCCGACTGGCGCACGAGTACGATTTTCTGATCCTGGAGGATGACTACGACAGCGACTATCAGTACGCCGGACGGCCGCTGCCTTCGATGCAGGGACTTGATCCATATGGCAGAGTGCTTTATCTAGGCACGCTATCCAAATCGCTTTTCCCCGGGCTACGCCTCGGCTTTCTTGCAGTTCCGGAAAAACTGGCGGAGGCCTTTGCCAGCGCACGCGCCCTTTGCGATCGACACAGCGCTATTCTGCCACAGGCCGCTCTTGCCGAATATTTTCGCCGCGGCGCCTACCATCGCCACATTCGTCGAATGCGCGAAAGCTATCGGCGGCGGCGCGACACGCTGCTGCAGGCCTGCCAGAGGCATCTTTCTGACCTTGGCGAGGTCTTGCCCTGCGATAGCGCCATGTTTGTTTCCTTCGCCCTGCGGCCAGAAAAGAGCGACCGCGCCCTGGCCGAAGCCGCCGCCCGGCTGGGCGTCTTTGTTCCGGCCTTTTCCGATTACCTGCTGCCACAAAATCGCCGCCTGCGTGCTCCAGGCGGCGGCATTGAGCGCGGACTGATGCTTGGCTTCGCGCCGTACAGCGAAGAGCAAATCGACCTGGCAGTGCGCACGCTGGCCCGAGCAGCGAAGCTTCAGGACCAACGGAAGCAAGCGGCGGACTGA